From a single Oreochromis niloticus isolate F11D_XX linkage group LG3, O_niloticus_UMD_NMBU, whole genome shotgun sequence genomic region:
- the LOC100704366 gene encoding transmembrane protein 151A yields the protein MQTEEETAAAEEPILEEGSGREQQRPVQQSLASSLCRESHWKCLLLTLLMYGCFATLAWCALCRVPVLGSSSVSADGTSAAYYIQQWESPCSSGYVYIPLAFLAMLYVVYLVECWHCFSKTAMLAHAEFQEVYERVQRLQQATPCIWWKAISYHYVRRTRQVTRYRNGDAYTTTQVYHERVNTHASSSEFDYARYGVKDVSKELLDLQQHPAVRLRFTKCFSFSSARAEAAYLTQRARFFGENEGLDDYMEAREGMHLKNVDFREHILAFSDPAHQPWFSRHKVFWLASAFLLSWPLRVVSEYRTAYVHYHVEKLFGEDEDTVGGVGGGGPGGGGRGDGVEGGTENGIHPGGISIGIGLNGTSYRAISRVNTVDMTELEWHIRCNQQMVPSYSEALLMDLDTSGGTNPTASTPISGPPVITPSQGTNPPPLALPVVFNSAYLLQSCPRCRRTTSSASLPSRLRASMGTTALLNATVAGIRAAGQGGGGMGGRLVLSRSGFSLGRLGGGRQNSLFHSRSMGGGLGGSREDGGGGGGVSGGGGGGGGGFLGLGSRQNNEETRGVLEGEGDDDEEEEQEQRRREDRGRGRRERDEEAEQDNAGGGEAREGERDRPPSYQDAFFFPVLIIHGEESCHAGDDM from the exons ATGCAGACGGAGGAGGAGACGGCCGCCGCAGAAGAGCCCATTTTGGAGGAAGGGTCGGGAAGAGAGCAG CAACGGCCAGTCCAACAGTCTCTGGCCTCTTCCCTTTGTCGGGAGTCCCACTGGAAGTGCCTCCTCCTGACCCTCCTCATGTACGGCTGCTTTGCCACGCTGGCCTGGTGCGCTCTCTGTCGCGTACCCGTTCTGGGCTCCTCCTCCGTATCTGCTGATGGCACCTCGGCGGCCTATTACATCCAGCAATGGGAAAGTCCGTGTTCTAGTGGTTATGTGTACATCCCACTGGCCTTCCTGGCCATGCTGTATGTCGTTTACCTGGTGGAGTGTTGGCACTGCTTCTCCAAGACGGCCATGTTGGCTCATGCTGAATTCCAG GAAGTATATGAGCGTGTGCAGAGACTTCAGCAGGCCACACCCTGTATTTGGTGGAAGGCCATCAGCTATCACTACGTGAGGAGGACCAGACAGGTGACAAGATACCGCAATGGAGATGCATATACGACCACACAG gtcTACCATGAACGGGTGAACACTCATGCCTCAAGTTCTGAGTTTGACTACGCCCGCTATGGTGTCAAAGACGTGTCAAAGGAGCTGCTGGACCTGCAGCAACACCCTGCTGTTCGCCTGCGTTTCACAAAGTGTTTCAG cttttcaagtgcacgtGCTGAAGCTGCCTACCTCACCCAG CGAGCACGCTTCTTTGGGGAGAACGAGGGGCTTGATGACTACATGGAGGCCAGGGAGGGAATGCACCTTAAAAACGTGGATTTCCGCGAACACATCCTAGCATTCTCCGATCCGGCTCACCAGCCGTGGTTCTCCAGGCACAAGGTGTTCTGGCTGGCTTCAGCTTTCCTCCTGTCGTGGCCGCTGCGAGTTGTGTCGGAATACCGCACAGCGTATGTCCACTACCACGTGGAGAAGCTGTTCGGGGAGGACGAGGATACTGTTGGGGGAGTCGGCGGAGGAGGGCCAGGCGGAGGTGGAAGAGGGGACGGGGTTGAAGGAGGGACTGAGAATGGAATCCACCCAGGAGGAATTTCGATTGGCATCGGTCTGAATGGGACAAGCTACAGAGCCATCTCTCGTGTCAACACGGTGGACATGACAGAATTGGAGTGGCACATTCGCTGTAACCAACAGATGGTCCCGAGCTACTCTGAAGCCCTCCTTATGGACTTAGACACGAGTGGGGGGACAAACCCTACAGCCTCCACACCTATCTCTGGGCCTCCAGTCATCACTCCCAGCCAGGGGACCAACCCCCCTCCTCTGGCTTTGCCTGTGGTGTTCAACTCGGCTTACCTCCTTCAGAGCTGCCCCCGATGCCGGCGGACCACATCGAGTGCCAGTCTTCCATCCAGGCTAAGGGCTTCAATGGGAACCACAGCCCTCCTGAACGCTACAGTGGCAGGGATCAGGGCAGCAGGGCAAGGAGGTGGGGGTATGGGAGGGAGACTGGTGCTCAGTCGGAGCGGGTTCTCTCTCGGGAGACTTGGAGGCGGGCGCCAGAACAGCCTGTTTCATTCAAGAAGCATGGGGGGTGGGCTGGGAGGAAGTAGggaagatggaggaggaggaggaggggtaaGTGGCGGAGGGGGCGGAGGTGGTGGAGGATTCCTTGGGTTAGGTTCAAGACAGAACAACGAGGAGACCAGAGGAGTGCTTGAAGGGGAAGGTGACGATGACGAGGAAGAAGAgcaggagcagaggaggagggaagatagaggaagaggaaggagagagagggatgAGGAGGCAGAGCAAGACAACGCAGGGGGAGGAGAGGCGAGAGAGGGTGAGAGGGATCGGCCTCCATCCTATCAGGATGCGTTCTTCTTCCCCGTCCTCATTATACACGGCGAGGAGAGCTGCCATGCCGGAGACGACATGTga